In Vibrio sp. NTOU-M3, the following proteins share a genomic window:
- a CDS encoding 5'-nucleotidase: protein MPYELGKRLVIGVASSAMFDLTESDTVFRTKGEEEYRKYQSENIDNPLDKGVSFSFVKRLLSLNDLSDKPESDPLVEVVLLSRNDPDTGLRVMKSIKHHNLPISRAIFMQGKSPYDYIPALSISLFLSGNSSDVKEAIRLGYPAGHVMKSTIIDEDDDDLRIAFDFDGVLADDESESVMHNTNDLSQFHEHETKNVLQPHNPGPLKEFLVKVSAIQKIEEKKKQSEPDYRNRLRVSIVTARNAPSHERALNTLKEWGVMTNDAFFLGGVDKGLILGVLKPHIFFDDQSGHLSSTSTVAPSVHIPFGVKNTEEIVEKEL, encoded by the coding sequence ATGCCCTATGAATTGGGTAAAAGGTTAGTAATTGGCGTTGCTTCAAGTGCAATGTTCGATTTAACTGAATCCGATACAGTTTTTCGCACTAAAGGTGAAGAGGAATATCGTAAGTACCAGTCGGAGAACATTGATAATCCTTTAGACAAAGGGGTATCATTTTCGTTTGTGAAGCGCCTACTTTCTCTAAATGATCTGAGTGATAAGCCGGAATCAGACCCACTAGTAGAAGTTGTATTATTGTCACGAAATGACCCAGATACAGGGCTTCGTGTTATGAAATCGATCAAGCATCATAACTTACCTATTTCGCGTGCGATTTTTATGCAAGGTAAATCTCCATATGACTACATTCCAGCATTGAGTATTTCTTTGTTTTTGTCAGGCAATTCGTCTGATGTAAAAGAAGCCATAAGATTAGGTTATCCGGCTGGTCATGTAATGAAATCGACGATTATCGATGAAGATGATGATGACTTGCGAATTGCATTCGACTTTGACGGTGTTCTTGCTGACGATGAATCAGAATCTGTCATGCACAACACCAACGACCTAAGTCAGTTTCATGAGCATGAAACCAAGAACGTATTACAGCCTCATAATCCTGGTCCACTTAAAGAGTTTTTAGTTAAAGTTTCAGCAATTCAAAAAATTGAAGAGAAGAAAAAGCAATCTGAACCTGATTATCGAAATCGACTAAGAGTTTCAATTGTTACAGCAAGGAATGCCCCTTCACATGAGAGAGCTTTAAATACACTGAAAGAATGGGGTGTAATGACAAATGATGCATTCTTCTTAGGTGGTGTAGATAAAGGTTTGATTTTGGGTGTTCTCAAACCTCATATTTTCTTTGATGACCAGTCTGGTCATTTGAGCTCAACTAGCACTGTTGCTCCGTCAGTTCATATACCATTCGGTGTCAAAAACACCGAAGAAATTGTGGAAAAAGAACTCTAA
- a CDS encoding class I SAM-dependent methyltransferase, translating to MPHRWCNSAQIRREQIESGTDLTFNEVFKPLLVSRIKSLLPSNVLEVGAGTGHISKELSELGFSVTAIEPSAGMYGVAKDVLSLTDVRLLNCTSLELEKNELYEAAFSHLVAHVVDDLNEFFESVGRHLKATGHFIFSIPHPCFYNEYKGFFGDEYNYMTSMTKNVSFTITKDSKNTISGVPYHHRPLSEYINKLVESGFTLDGFDETYPEEDIQLKYGAKWESPRYCVFTCRKL from the coding sequence ATGCCGCATAGGTGGTGCAATTCGGCGCAAATACGTCGAGAGCAAATTGAATCAGGTACAGACTTAACATTCAACGAGGTTTTTAAGCCGCTTTTAGTTAGTCGAATTAAGAGCCTTTTACCTAGCAATGTTCTGGAAGTAGGCGCTGGAACTGGTCATATTTCCAAAGAGTTATCTGAATTAGGGTTTTCTGTTACAGCAATAGAGCCTTCTGCTGGAATGTATGGGGTTGCAAAAGACGTCTTGTCTTTAACCGATGTTAGATTATTGAATTGTACTTCACTCGAATTAGAGAAAAACGAGCTTTATGAGGCTGCTTTCTCCCATCTTGTTGCACACGTTGTTGATGACCTTAATGAGTTTTTTGAATCAGTCGGGCGGCACCTGAAAGCCACTGGCCATTTCATTTTTTCAATCCCTCACCCCTGTTTTTATAATGAATATAAGGGATTTTTCGGAGATGAATATAATTATATGACCTCAATGACCAAGAACGTGTCATTTACCATCACTAAAGATTCAAAAAATACGATTAGTGGAGTGCCGTACCATCACAGACCGTTATCAGAGTACATCAATAAACTGGTTGAATCTGGTTTCACACTTGATGGCTTTGACGAAACCTATCCAGAAGAAGATATACAATTAAAATATGGAGCTAAATGGGAGTCGCCACGATATTGTGTGTTTACCTGTAGAAAGCTCTAA